In Dasypus novemcinctus isolate mDasNov1 chromosome 8, mDasNov1.1.hap2, whole genome shotgun sequence, the genomic stretch GGCCTGGAGACCCCCGGGGGGGTCTCACCCTCCCGGGCTTGCTGCAGACCCAGGCCCAGGTGCTTGGCCCTGCCTGCCTTCCCCCCGAGAGTGGTCTCCAGGCCCTCCTCACCAAGGGGGCCGGGTGGCGGGCGCAGGGCAGGGCCCCgagcggggtggactgaggaaGGGAGGGGCGCTGGCCTGGGGGTCCACGGAGgtgagccccgcccccagccctcaGCCGGGGGCACGGCTTCAGGACCTCCGCACGGGGAGGAGACCGAGGCTGGGGGGCTGGGCAGCCACCGGGGGGCCGTCCCCGCTGGGCTCAGGGCCACCTCCCTGCTGGCCGCCGCCAGCTCCAGCGGTGGACCCCGTGTGGCCCGGGGGGCGCCTGCTGCGTGAGAGGGCCACCAGTCGGGGTGGGATCCCAGGGTGCTGGTGGGACTGGGAGGGAGGGGCTCCAGGGTGGGGTGGGATCGGGGTGCCCGCCCCACCTCCTGCGGCTCCCCCAGCGGGGGGAGTCCTCCTTCCGGCCTGCGGGACGGAGAAGGGGGCGTGGGTCACGACCTTCCCCACGGCCTCCGAGCTTGAGGGCCTCCAGCGTCTGGCCACCACCCCCTGCCTGCTCAGGTGCGCCCCGCGCCCTCCCCCTGGAGGACTTTGTGGGGACCCAGAGGCCCCTCGGCAGGTGCCAAGAGCCCCTGCCCCAGCTCCCCACCCCGGCCTCAGAGAGGCCCCCGACGTCCAGCGCAGGGCCTCCTCGGCGGCCAGAGCCGAGCCTGCGCGGAGGCCGGCCCAGGACGCCGGGCGGGGACAGTTGTGGGGCCTCGGGGGCCGGCCACCTTGGGCGTGCCTGGGGGACACAGACCCTCGCGGCCTCTAGAACGTTCCCAGCCGCGTCAGGGGCCAGAGCCCCGCGTTCCCGTCCAGGCTCATGCTGACCATCCGCGGCCTCCAGGTAGGGGGACCGGTTCTCACAGCCGCCCAGGGGGCGTCACCAGGGTCTGCAGGGCCCGCGGGGCGGCAGGGGGTGGGCGGCGAGACCACGCGGGCTCCCGGGGCACAAGGCCCTCTGCCGTCCCCGCCCCGCCTGCGCGGTAGGACCCGCGGCCCCCTCCAGGCCCAGCGGGAGGGGCGACGCGCAGTGGCGCCAACATGGGGGCGGCAGCCGGGAGAGAGGGGGCTTCACGGCAGCAAGGGGGTTGCGTGGGGGGGAGCCTGGGTTTCGCACAGGTCCCTCCCTGCAGCCTCTCCTGAGGCGAGGAGCCCCCGCTGCCCCGTGACCTTCCAGGTGCGGCCAGCCCCCCCTCACCGAGCTCCCGCCGGCCGGTCAGCCCCCTCGGCCTCTGGCCCAGCCCACAGTCATGACCGTCCTGGGGCCCCACGCGGTCCACCTGGGACCCCCCGAGTCCCCGCCCAGGCCTCCCTCTGCTCCTGGGCGGCCCGACCTCAGGCTGGGTGGGGGAGAAGGCGCGAGGGGGGCAGCCGGGGGACGAGGCGGGGGACGAGGCGGAGGCCCGGTGGCCTGGGACAGAGGCAAGGGAGCAGCAGAGCTGGCCGGGGCGCAGGAGGCCGGGGAGCTGTCCACCGCGGCCATAGGAGTCAGAGGAAGTTATGGGAGACCTAGTGTGCCCCACTTCAGAGCCAGCCAGCTTGGGCCCCGgggcctgccccctgccccctgccccctgacCTCCCCAGTCCTAAATATTCTGTCCAGCAGCTCTGTGTGGCCCACGTTTTCTTTGGGGGCCCCCGTCCACGAGCTTCTCCCACGCCCCACAGTCTGCAGAGTCAGGGCCCCCTTTCAAGAAGGACCACCCAGGGAGGGTGAAGCCTGAGGCCACGAGGTGGGGGAGGTGCAGCGCGGCCCCCGCGGGCCTCGGGGGCCACAGCACCCGTGGGCACCCGCTCCCCCTGCGGGCCTGTGCAGCGACGGGCAGCAGGCAGGCGGGGGGAGAATGTCCAGCCTGCAGGGGGCCTAGGCGACACCTCCCGCAGCTCAGGACACCCCGAAGGCCCTCCCTCCAGGGTCCTGCCACTCAGAGCCGAGGCTGGGGACGGCAGGGGAGCCTGGCGCCCGAGCAGCAGGTGGGTAGAGGGGCCGTGGTCCCCAGGGGCCTCCTCGGAGCCCAGCGGGCCCCGGTCAGCCTCAGGCCAGCGAGAGGCCAGCAGGGCCCGGGACAGCCACGGCCCTCCTGGCGGAGCACCTCTGGGGGACCCGCACGATGGCTTCGACCTGTCACTGCCTCCCAAGGGCGCTGGCCAGGGCCCCGTGAGGAGCTGCTCTCCTGCAGGACGAGGCTGGGAGCCGCCGACTCACGGGGCAGTCCTGGGAACCCAGCTCTGGGCCTCTGGGCCCCTGGCATCATGACCAGACGACCCGGCCAGAGGCAGGGGGATGGACTCAATGACCTCTCGAGGACAGCCAAGTCCTTGACTCAGAGCAACAGGTGGCCAGAGCAGCAGGGCGGGAGCACTGCCTTCCCACCCCCCGCCGGGCAGCTGCAGCCCCTGGCCCCACCTGCTTCCCACTGGGCTCCAGGGCGGCCCAGCGGTGAGAGCACCCCTCTGCAGCCCAAGCACCGCCTCCGCTGGCTGAGCAGCCCGTCTGTGGCCAGGCACCAGCTGGGCGTCCGACGGCGGGGGCCCtgaggggtggggcaggagcGCTCCCCAGGGTGGGAGGCACCCTCCAGGTCAGCCTGTTggtcggcctgggctcccgggaAGGCCTGACTCTGGCCCACAGGCTCAGAGCGGGAGGCCTGTCCTTGCCAGCCAGGAACGTCCGCTTCCTGCCACCTGCCCTGCCCTTGGGAGCAGCAGGAAGCAGAGGGGTCTGCTCTCAGCcggtgggggcagggggcccagtgcccagcccagcccccaggcccacgTCCGAGCAGCGGCTCCCAGGGGGCCCTCGCAAGATGGCCTCCTGTCCAGCTCAGGGTCCAAGGACCACCATCAGGGCCCACCCAGAGTGCGGGGGGCACAGGGGTATGCAAAGGGAAGCCCTGTCCCTGTCAGAGGGGTAGGGCCCTGGGGTAGCCCTCCTGGCCCCCCAGCCACCAGCCCCACCCTGGGCCTCCCCCCAGGCCTCCCCCCAGGACCCCCTGGCTCCTCCAGGCCTCCCCTCCCCATGCACAGGGGGCAAGGCCATCTGGCCAAGGCTGCAGCAGGAGCTCCTGTACCCCCACTTCCTGCACTGGGCAAAGGATGAATCACCCCACCCTGGGGGGGCCATCAGGAGCCCCCAGgtggccccctccccacctgctgCCTCTGCGCTGTCCCCGCCCAGTCTGGCAGCCCCCTGCCCAGCGTGCTGCCCTTGGGTCCCCTGCTGGGGCAgacccgggccccgcccccaccccgagCAGGGTCCCGGGGGCCAGGTAAGGACCCTGGCAGCCCCCGCAGGGAGGGCGgtggaggaggagtgggggggcgAAGGGTCCAGGATGGAAGCCCCCGCCCGGGGGTCAGAGGGGCACGTGAACAGACCTGCTGCTCCCAGCCTGCACCCGCAGGTAGCCCTCTGCGCCGAGGAGGAcacgaggcccagagaggccggCCCCCCCAGGGCCGCCCCCAGCCGGGCGCCTGCTTCCCGCAGGGGCCTCAGTGCAGACCCCACCCTGGGACACTGCCTGgcgagggagggtggggggtctCTGGGGGCCGgcctggctctgcccaccccagctcCCCCCGGAGAGGTTCGTCCTTGGCCACTTAGAGATGGACGCCGGCTCCTCCAGGGGGCGCCCCCACTGTGACCAGGGCGGAGGGTGCAGCCCACCCAGCGTGCAACCAAACCGCGTATCTGTGGGCGGTTCATCACTCCTTccgtcattcattcattctcattgCACCCACCCTCGCTGCTCACCTCAGGCCCACGCACAGGACACCAGGGGGCACGGACCGTCCTTGGAAACCAGACGGAGAGGACGGGCGTGTCCTGGAATGGGGGGGGGTCCCAGGGCCCGGCCCGGAACCACAGCCAGGCTCCccagagggcttcctggaggcagCCTCTGGGCAGCAGGGGCGGGGGCTCCAGGTCAGAGGGACCCCTCCTGCAGGAAGCGGCAGCCTGGGGCACAGGCTCCACGCGTGGTGAGGGCAGGGACCCCCGGGCTGAGGCGGGTGGGCGTTGTGGGGGCGGCCgggggctgggaggaggctgGCCAGTCCCACAGGGGGAAGACGGCATGGGGGTGGGTCAGGAATAGAGGGGGCGCAGCAGCCCACCCAGCGGGGCGCACGGTGGGGGCTGGAGCTCCTGCAGTTTGGGGGCTCAGCTCTGGGTTCTGGGGCACAGAGAGGGGTCAGGGTGGCTGAGAACCAGGGGACCTTGGCACGGAGTGGCCAGGACACTCGCAGGGCCCATCACCCAGGAGACAATCAGGGAGGGGGCCCCAAGAAAAGAGGGGATGTGGATGTGGAGGTGAGCAAGGAAAGCGGGGAGGGACAGCCCCAAAGAGGGAGGGTCCAGTGGAGTCCGGTGGCGGTCGGGGCGCTAGGCCAGGCGGGGACCACCAGGGACGGGCTCAGAGGGGCAGACTCCCTGGGACGGGGGTCCGAGCGTCCTCCAGGAGGACCCCTCTGTCAGGGCCGCCCAGGCGGACGGGGCAGAGAGCACGGCCAGGTGGGGccgacccccccaccccccgcccgggTGAGTGTCTGGGAGAAGGGGATACGGGTCTGTGGGCCTGCTGCCACCCGTCGCAGGAGGGAGAGGCACACGCGGCCCAAGGCACTGCGGCCAGGAGCCCACGGGAGCTGCTTGGGCCCTGCCCCGGCCCCCTCCAAGGTAAGGGGGACCCACCGGGCCTGGGGCCAGAACAGGGGGACCTGAGCAAGCCCAGATGAGGGGGGTCCGGGGGCAGGGCCACAACCCGGGTCACTtcctcccaccccttcctcccctgtccTGGGCGCCCCCACACCTCGGGGCCTCGCTGTCCTGAGCCTCCTCCCCCAGGGTCTCGGCTCTCCTTGTCCTGGGCCCCGGCCCCCGCCTGgggctgctccccacccccacccacccccgctGTGGGAGGGGCCCTAGCGCTCAGGGCCGGGCAGGGCTCTCCAGCCAGGTCCCCAAGGCCGAGGGCGGCAAGGCCCGGGTGTGGACACGGGgagcccggggtggggggtggtgagcAGGCGGCAGCCGGCCCCGCTCGCTATCTGCAGGGCAGGCCCGGCCAGCCCACCCCAGGCCCTCcggcccctgccccccagcccctctgctGCTCGACCTGAAAGGAAGCCCTGACTGGCTGCTGCATGGCgaggcaggggcctggggccGCCCAGGGCAGCGGGGGGTTCTGGCAGGCAGGGGTCACTGGGAGAGGAAGACGCCTGACCAGGACCTGCGCCCCCACGGCCCCCACGAGGCCCTGTCCCACACGGGCGTCTGCTGCAGCCTCGCCTGCTCGGTGTGTCGGAGCCTCTCCCCCTGCTCCTGAGGTCAGAGGCTAGAAAGTGGGTTCCCCAGACGCTGCCCCTGCCCCGTCACCCGTGGCCTGGCCTCCCCACTTGGACTgcgctgggaccaggggagggggctgcctgCAGGACCCCGGCAGGGCCATGAGACCTTTGCGGTCAGCCGGCAGCCCGGAGAGAGGTGTCCGGAGAGGGGTGTCTCTGCCGCTCTCTCAGGAagactgggcagctctcctcgtgCCCCCCGCTGGGCACCAGGGCAGGCCGGGGAACCAGGGCCCCCAAACCTGGGCCACCTCCAGGAGGGGCCCGTTTGGGCAGCCAGGCATCCACGCCCAGGCCCGGAGAAGAGGGCCCGGGGCCCCAGGCCAGTGCCCAGCCGCTGGCCAAGCGCCCGGCTCGGGGGAGCGGCTCCCACACGCCTGGCCCTCGGGCGCGGGGGCAGCTCCAGTTTCTTTACCTTGGCCCCAGCTTGCCACCAGGACTAGAGCCTGAGGGCACCCACGGGGCTCCATGTTTCCTCCGGGGTCATCGCACGTGGCAGGGAGAGGGGGTAGGGCTCGTGAGATGGGGTGACGGGTTGGGGTTCCTGGCTCTGGTGAAAGGTGACCGGAGGCCCTACCGGACCCCTCAGGGCCAGCTGGGTGGGTGGGCCTCGGTCAGGCGTGGGGCGGATGGAGCACAGGCCAGCAGCGCTGcctcaccccccccacccccccgcgcGGGGCCCGGTCCCGTCCCCGGCTAGCGGCTTGCATAAGCAGCCCCGTGGGGGACGAGGCCACAGCTGGGCCCGgccaccccagccctccccctccaGCATCACGAGCTTCCACTGGGCTGTCCTTGGGCACTGGGTGGAGGCCAGGCCGGGCCCATAAATAGGGGTCTCGCCAGCACCGTCTGCTGCTCTGCTCACCTCCCTCGCCTGCCCATGCCGCTGGCCCCTGCAGGATTCGGGAGAATGGCGCAGCGCCTGCTCTGGGCGGGCCTGCTGGGGGCTTTTGTGGTCCTGCAGACCAGGGCTGAGATCCCCGTGCAGCCTGGCTTCCAACAGGACAAGGTGAGGGGCCCCCCCTGCTGGTGCGCACGGCAGGAGGGCGGGCGCACGCCCCAGGACCCCAGGCCGCTGAGCCAGCAGGGCGGGGTAGAGGTCTGCGTGGCAGGGGGAAGGCGGACGCCCGTCCCCGGCGATGGGAGAGGCCCTTCGGGGGACCGCGTTCCAAGGTCCCCTGACGGCCTCGCCCAAGCACGCAGGCACCGCAGACACGCGCGGACGCCCAGGTGCGCGGTGCAGGCAAGAGCGCGCGAGGCCCAAGCAAAGGCGGCCGCGCGTTCCGAGGCCCGGGGCGTCCCGCACAGCCCTGGGTGGGAGCTCGGACACGGAGGGCCACGCGGAAGAGGCGCAGCCAACCGGGAGGCGTGACGCACCGCACAGCGACCCGCGGGTTCCCGGACGCACGCAGATGCTCGCGGGCACACGCACCGCACCGACAGGCGGGGGGCCGCGCGCTCGCGCTCGGGGCCGCGCAGGGCCGCGCGCCCGCGACTGGCCGTGGGAGCCGAGGACCCGCCCGCGCCGCTGCAGCCGCGCGCCCCCAGCCCAGCGCGTccccggggccggggcgggggcgcccACCGCGGGGTGCGGGAGGTCTGGCCCGCCTGAGCGAGGCTTTCGCCGCAGTTCTTGGGGCGCTGGTTCTGCACCGGCCTGGCCTCCAACTCGACCTGGCTCCGGGAGAAGAAGGCGGTGCTCTCCATGTGCTCGTCCGCCGCGGCGCCCACCGCAGACGGCGGCCTCAACCTCACCTCCACCTTCCTCAGGTGCGCGCGGGGCGGGCTGCCGGCGAggcgccccgccccgcggcctGGGCCTGGGCACGCCCCCTGACCCCGACCCCCGACCCCGACCCCTGACCCGCGGGTGGCCTGCCCCCAGGAACAACCAGTGTGAGACGAGGACCATGCTCCTGCAGCCCGCGGGGACCCCCGGCCGCTACAGCTACACCAGCCCCCGTGAGTGCCGGGGCGGGCGGCCCGCAGCCCCCTCTGCTGGTCGTGCTGGGCCGCGCAGGCAGCCCCCCTCACCGCCCCCCCGCCGGCCTCCGCGCAGACCCCTGCCCTCCTCACCCTCCCGCGCTGACCCCCAGTCAGGAGCCTTTCTCCTTGCTGTGGCTGTGCGGCCAGCACCGGCCTTGCCTGCGCCTGCGCGTTTGCTGCCCACCAAAGCTCCAGGGGGCTCCCGGGCTGCCCCGGTGGGAAGCGGGGGTGGGCACCCCACCTCCAAGGGCGCAAGGCCCCGTCCACGGGGGAGGGCCTGGGCACCCTCCCCCAAAGCAGAGGCAGCAGGGGGCCCCCTTGAGGCTTGCCGGGCGGGGTCCCCAGGCCACCGCTGCCTTGTGGGTTCCCAGACTGGGGCAGCACCCATGACGTGTCGGTGGTGGAGACCAACTACAGCCAGTACGCCCTGCTGCTGACCGCGGGCGCCAAGGGCCCGGGCCGCGACTTCGTCCTGGCCTCCCTCTACAGTACGTGCCCAGCCCCCGGCGTGGCCCCCCTCTTAggtgccccccagccccccagcttgTTCTCCCTCTACAGTACATGTCCCCCCTCGCCAGCTCCCCAACTTGGCCCCCCTCTAAGGTGTTCCCCCACCAGCGTGGCTTCCCTCTAAggtgccccccagccccccagcttgATCTCCCTCTACAGTACATGTCCCCCCTCGCCAGCCCCCCAACTTCGCCTCCCTCTAAGGTGTCCCCCCCACCAGCCCCCAGCGTGGCCTCCCTCTAAGGTGTCCCCCCCACCAGCCCCCCAGCTTGGCCCCCTCTAAGGTGTCCCCTTCACCAGCCCCCCCAGCTTGCTCTCCTTCTACAGTCTgtgtcccccaccccaccgcccACACCAGCCTCCTGTGTCCCCCACCTCACCCTCCAGTTTTGCCCAGGCAAAGGGCTGAGGCCCcaccacacaggggcatcccaaGGGGGGGCCCCAAGGAGGGTCAGGAGCAGAGGCCTCCCGCCCACGGAGCTGTACCCCCCCCCAGGCCGGACCCAGCAGCCCAGCGTGGAGGCCAAGGAGAAGTTCACGGCCCTGGCCAGGGCCCTGGGCCTCACAGACGACGCCATTGTTTTCCTGCCCCCAACCGGTGAGCTCCGCTAATCCGCGGGGGATTTGGAGATTAGGGATTAGAGGCAGACACAGGGCCTGCTgattcgggggggggggggggccgcgcctggcccccagccccctgccctgcccgtgGGCCCCGGGGTAGCCGGGCTGTCCCTGTCCCCGGGGCCTCTGGCTGCAGCCCCCCCAGGAAAGGGCCCCTTccggcccctcccctccccgcaggTCTGCCAGCACTCCAAGTGgccccaggcccaccccaggGACACAGGGAGCCCCAGCCTGGGGGGCGGGCAGCAAAACCGGAACCAGCCCTTGGTGCGGGGGCCGCGCCTGCGCTCTGGGCTCTGCCTCAGGCCTCCCAGTGCTGCGGGACACCCACGGGGGGCTCAGGCGGGGGTCGGCCAGGAGGCTAGAAAGGCCGCACTCCTCTCTGTTTAGAGGaatgggggcaggaggggtgggAGGGATGGTGTCTGTGCAGTTGGGGTTCACCAGGGTCGGGGGCTCCTTGCAGTTAGGGGCCGGGAGGAAGTCCAGGTGGGGCTCGGCGCGGGGCGCTGACCGCGCCCACCTGGGCTGCTTTCTTGGCAGATAAGTGCATGGAGAAGTCCACATAGGTGAGTGGGGGGCTGCCTCGCCTTAGCCCTCACGCACTCACCCGCCAGCGCACACTGCCCCCCACCAGGCAGGCGGCAGGTGCAGGGTGGGTCGGGGGACACAGAACGGGCGATTGCAACGCAGGGGTCCCAAGGCTGTCCCCTGGCCTCCATCCTGGGGGTCAGAAAATCCCATCCCGCAGGGGGAAGGGGGCCCCAACTTCCAGAGGCTTGAAGGGGTGGGCGGTGGCAGTGAGAGCAGGGGTGGGCGAGGGTGTGGGGGAGAGCCTGGCCTAAGGGAGGGGCTTCCCCTGCAGGGGCCAGTGAGccccaagggggtgggggtgaggtaggaggaggggagggggtggagggggtcGGGGCGGCTGGAGGCATTTGCTGAGAGAGAGCCAGGGGGAGGgcggctgccccctcccctccactgGGCACTTTGGGGTCCCGGGGGCCTGCCTGTCCCTCTGGACTGGTCCTGCTCTCTCGGCCAGGTGACCCCAGCCCTCGGGACCTCTGCGCCCTGTTCTGCTCGGCTCTTTGCTCCAGGAACCCCAagaccccagcccctcccccccggCCCCCACCACCTCCTCCAGCTTTTATCTGAGAAATAAACTCCAGAAGCAAGTCGCCAGCTGGTCCTCTGTCCGCGTGGCCCCGGCCGCTCCCCGAGACCTGGCCCACTCCCCGCTTGCCCCCCCTCAGCAGGTGTGACCGCAGGGCGGGCAGAGGGCCCTCTGGTGTCGGcttcccccagccccctcctcagcTGCACCGCTGGGGCTGCGGCTCCAGCCGCCTGCTCTGGGCTGGTGGGGGGCAGTGTGGCCCAGCCCCCACTGCCAGGAGGGCCACGGGGAGCCTTGGGTGTTGGGTCTGAGGCGAGGATGAGGAGCTCTGGGGCCAACAGGGTCCTCCTCGCTTAGAAGATCGGatggaaaaaaaagatcaaaacGAAGTGTCTGCGTCCCCGCGGTGGGACAAGTGGACAGAGTGGGCTGGGGACAGGCCACCCCACGTGCCCGCTGGACACCaagcacccccagcccccagggcctctgcccttCCTGCTCACAGGGCCCTCCCCTCGCCTCCCGCGTCCCCAGCCCCCGTGGCCCTGTCAGCCCCGTCCTGGGCCCTCCTGCCCCTAGTGACCTGCTGCCCACAGGGCCCCCTGGGCACAGCGTGGCCGGGGCCTACAGAGGCAGAGGGTCGGGTGGCCCAGAGGCGAGCCTGAGCCTCTGGGTGTGCTTGCGGGGGGGGAGGGGCTTCGGGCAGCTGGGGGGAAGGGGCTGCCCCCTGGCCCCAGAGGCTCAGGAGAACCATGGCGGCTCCACCCACCACTGCCGGGCAGTTGGCCCCCTCCCCAGGAGGAAACGGGGGCAGGGGCGGGTTTGATGGGTGCTGCGGGGTGCAACCCGATCGGGAGGCTATCGCGGCGGGCTCCCTCCCAGGACACCCGGCCAGCCGCCCCGAGGCATCTCCGGGGCATAAAGGCCGGGAGGCTCAGGCCACCCCAGCTCTCCTGCTCCGTCCtgtgccgccgccgccgccgccgccgccctccGCCATGCTGCAGGCTCTGCTGACCGGCTCGCTCCTCGGCCTGCTCTGCGCGGCCCCAGGCCAGGCCGAGGTCCCCGTCCAGCCCGACTTCGACGCCAGCCAGGTGCGCCCAGGCCCGGCCGCCCCAGCCCGGCCCCTGCCCTCGCCGGCGGCCTCTCCCTGCCGTGTCCCCCTCCCGGGCCCCGGCGGCCGGCTGCCTTTCCGAGGGGCTCGCCCAGCCCTCCCCGGCCCCTCTGTGACCAGCTCAGGGCTGGGGGTGCAGAAGACAGAGCCCGCCTCCCTGCTCCCCGGGGCGTCGGTGAGGATGGGGCTCCCCGGGGCAGGCACAGCGCCCCCCCACGGCCAGGCTGGTCCCAGCCCCCGCCCTCCCTGCAGTTCCAGGGCGCCTGGTACGTGGTCGGGATGGCCTCGGACGACCAGACCTTCCTGGACTCCAGGGACAACCTGAAGATGCCCGTGGTCTTCGTGACCCCCTTGGACAACGGCGACCTGTCCTTAAAATTTGGGTACCCCACGTAAGTGACCCACGAGCGCCTCCCCTCCTGGGCCAGAGGTCAGCCGGGAGGAAGGGGCCCACAGCTCAGAACAGGCTCGGGGCCAGTGTCTGCATCAGTATCAGTATCCCCTGAGCAAGTGCCCACTCCCCGGGGCTCAGTGTCCGCACCTGCAGCGTGAGGGTGAAGGGCCTGCCTCCTGGCAGAGACCACCCCGTGGTCGGCTGTGTCCTCGGACACCGGCGGTGACCTGGTGGGGGGCTGAGCGGTCCAAGAGCAGGGCGGGCCTGGACCTGGGGGTGGGCGGGGGCCGGGTGGGGGGCTGCCAGCTCCTGCTCCCCAGGCCTGACGGTGGGTGCCAGAAGATGGACGCGACCTTCGCCAAGGGCGCCGAGGACGGGCAGTTCAGCAACGcaggtgaggtggggtggggggagggctgggcgcGCCCGGCCGGCGGGGCTCACCCCGGGCTCTCGTCCCAGCCATGGGGCAGGTGGACATCCGCGTGGCCAGCACGGACTACAAGCACTACGCCGTGATGTACTTCGAGACGGAGAAGGCGGGCGTGCAGAACGTCTGGCTGCAGCTCTACGGTGGGTGGCCAGGGGGCACCGGCCGGGGGGAACCCCAGCTCTGTGGCTATGGGGCCCTGACGCACCCCCTTCCCTGGAGGCAGCACCCCTTAAGCCCCTTACACACCCTCCCTGCCCGTGCCCACGCCCCTCCCTCCTCATCCTCACGATCTTCTGTCACCACCCGCCCTCACCTGTCCTCACCTGTCCTCACCTGCTCTCACCTGCTCTCAGCCCGCCTCCCGGAGCTGTTTCCCGAAGGTGCCCAGAAGATGCAGCAGATGGCACCCCAAGTGGGCCTGAACCCCAGCCAGGGTGCCCTGCTGCCCAAGTCGGGTGAGTGCTGCCCCCTCCCCGGCTGGGGGCTGCCGGAGCTGGAGACCCCAGGCTAGATGGGGAAGCCCGGGAGGGCGGGGGGCCAGGGGCGCTGTGGAGGGGGCCAGGGCGGCTCTCAGCCCCTCTCTCTCCCGCAGACCAGTGTGCTGACGTCGCCTCCCAGGTGAGTGAGGGGGCTGCCGGGACCCTGCCCCTCGGGGCGGCGCGGCGGGGCGGCGTGGGGGGTCCTGGGGGCAGGCTGCGAGCGCGGCGGGGGTGTGGCTGCCGCGGAGGCGCTGAGGCCGAGCGCACGCGCCGCGCCTTGTTTTGCAGTGAGCGACCcggggcgggggagcagccgcccGCGggggcccaggccctgccccgcGGACCCCTCTCCAAAGAGCGCCCCTCCACACCCCCAGCCCCCGAGCACAATAAACGGTCAGCAAAAGTCTGCACCTGCGGTCCAGTGTGTGTctcaggaggggagggggccagaAGGCTGGGGGCGGGGTCGGTGGGCGTGGGGGGCGGTGCCCTGGCTCAAGTGGCCGTCGCCAGCCTGCGTCCCCTGCCTGCGCGCCCCTGCCAGGCCCACCTCttctcttccctgccctccccgctCCCCTCCTCGGGCCAGGCCCTCCCTGCCTAGAGTGGGGGCAGAGGGGCAGTGGGGGTACAAAGTCCTGTTCTGCCCCTGCATC encodes the following:
- the PTGDS gene encoding prostaglandin-H2 D-isomerase; this encodes MPLAPAGFGRMAQRLLWAGLLGAFVVLQTRAEIPVQPGFQQDKFLGRWFCTGLASNSTWLREKKAVLSMCSSAAAPTADGGLNLTSTFLRNNQCETRTMLLQPAGTPGRYSYTSPHWGSTHDVSVVETNYSQYALLLTAGAKGPGRDFVLASLYSRTQQPSVEAKEKFTALARALGLTDDAIVFLPPTDKCMEKST
- the LCNL1 gene encoding lipocalin-like 1 protein; translation: MAAPPTTAGQLAPSPGGNGGRGGFDGCCGVQPDREAIAAGSLPGHPASRPEASPGHKGREAQATPALLLRPVPPPPPPPPSAMLQALLTGSLLGLLCAAPGQAEVPVQPDFDASQFQGAWYVVGMASDDQTFLDSRDNLKMPVVFVTPLDNGDLSLKFGYPTPDGGCQKMDATFAKGAEDGQFSNAAMGQVDIRVASTDYKHYAVMYFETEKAGVQNVWLQLYARLPELFPEGAQKMQQMAPQVGLNPSQGALLPKSDQCADVASQ